One window of the Pogoniulus pusillus isolate bPogPus1 chromosome 38, bPogPus1.pri, whole genome shotgun sequence genome contains the following:
- the SNX19 gene encoding sorting nexin-19 isoform X4, translating to MPVSGPGGRSGRAPGRLLLPGLAMPSRKLRGVRRVLLALAAALGWLLALQLLVDLRALGLLCGLLAALGGWLGPRVLSPPGRRLRLERFVRSLQPQPRCPGAEERLEREISSTVHKVVRDFVASWYRTVSSEPAFEVEVEKAMTGLAEELRRRMGQVDRQALAHRLLLLCGHHLQSYLQAREALRASPAGGRTLWQEYSRLAGPHPALRSPAAEVGYARAAVEALLRALVPWPHLETRTGRFVVVELVTCNVLLPAVRKMADPDWINLLLIGAFSKKPRAEKPPPAPPVPDSLPFTVQTDTAPARLSPTPRVMEVPRQEAGAASQKGEDLSSSLCPPEEPFLHPRALGNLFPCEGLELESPAPDAGQDMDLLAPSPAGEFPDESLQDTSNVLEGPENGVGDLEEGTATNSDAGLLPTSAFAPSSCPDIQIDPAVEKEAESPSVARKSSSQRPSSLGKDLGAAEGPPQTPADSRQALPLLTSSPTASINTFSFEPLSSPDGPVVIQNLRITGTITAREHSGTGFHPYTLYTVKYDTALEGESTGSLQQMAYHTVNRRYREFLNLQTRLEEKPELRKFLKNIKGPKKLFPDLPFGNMDSDKVEARKSLLESFLKQLCAVPEIANSEEVQEFLALNTDARIAFVKKPFVVSRIDKIVVNAIVDTLKTAFPRSEPQSPTEELSESEVDGKSQTDGKKANKSRLRFSSSKITPVLSVSEAHDRILYSIREGSAVSGTLSLAAMESFLQKQEKLLEAIPSKVPEGEEGREVKESSMQEDIDGLSTSEHGTRADTDPDSETALADLALDVLRLLLLDHWSWLCTENIQRICNLLFGTLIQRAVRSCRSPQAVECPQ from the exons ATGCCAGTGTCCGGCCCTGGTGGCCGTTCGGGCAGAGCCCCGGGGAGGCTCCTCCTGCCCGGCCTCGCCATGCCGAGCCGGAAGCTGCGAGGGGTCCGCCGGGTGCTGCTGGCGCTGGCGGCCgcgctgggctggctgctggccctgcagctgctggtggaCCTGCGggcgctggggctgctctgcggGCTGCTGGCAGCGCTGGGCGGCTGGCTGGGCCCCCGAGTTCTCAGTCCCCCTGGCCGGCGGCTGCGACTGGAGCGTTTTGTCCGCtcgctgcagccccagccccgctgccCGGGCGCCGAGGAGCGGCTGGAGAGGGAGATCAGCAGCACCGTCCACAAAGTGGTGCGGGACTTCGTGGCCTCCTGGTACCGCACCGTCAGCAGCGAGCCAGCCTTTGAGGTCGAGGTGGAGAAGGCCATGACCGGCCTGGCCGAGGAGCTGAGGCGGCGCATGGGGCAAGTGGACCGCCAGGCCCTGGCTcaccgcctcctcctcctctgcggCCACCACTTGCAGAGCTACCTGCAGGCCCGCGAAGCCCTGAGGGCCAGTCCAGCCGGTGGCAGGACCCTGTGGCAGGAGTACAGCCGGCTGGCAGGGCCGCACCCTGCCCTCCGCAGCCCCGCAGCTGAGGTGGGCTATGCCCGGGCTGCGGTGGAGGCGCTGCTGCGGGCCCTGGTGCCGTGGCCCCACCTGGAGACGCGGACGGGTCGCTTCGTGGTGGTGGAGCTGGTCACCTGCAACGTGCTGCTGCCGGCCGTCAGGAAGATGGCTGATCCTGACTGGATTAACCTGCTGCTCATCGGCGCTTTCTCCAAGAAGCCCCGGGCTGAGAAGccacctccagcacccccagtgcCTGATTCCTTGCCCTTCACGGTGCAGACGGAcactgcccctgccaggctgtccCCTACTCCGAGGGTCATGGAGGTTCCCagacaggaggctggagctgctagTCAGAAGGGAGAGGACTTGTCGAGTAGTCTGTGTCCCCCAGAAGAGCCTTTCCTCCATCCCCGAGCCCTGGGAAACCTCTTTCCCTGCgagggtttggagctggagtcCCCTGCACCCGATGCTGGCCaggacatggatctgctggcaCCATCACCCGCAGGGGAGTTCCCTGATGAGTCTCTCCAGGACACCTCTAACGTGCTGGAGGGACCAGAAAATGGTGTGGGGGATCTGGAGGAAGGCACTGCCACCAACTCAGATGCTGGCCTGCTTCCCACCTCTGCTTTTGCACCGAGCTCCTGCCCTGACATCCAGATCGACCCAGCGGTTGAGAAGGAAGCGGAAAGCCCAAGTGTTGCCAGGAagtcctcctcacagagacCCTCCAGCTTGGGGAAAGAtctgggagcagcagaaggtCCACCACAAACCCCTGCAGactccaggcaggctctgcccctgctcacaTCCTCCCCAACGGCTTCCATCAACACCTTCAGCTTTgagcccctcagcagccccGACGGGCCGGTTGTCATCCAGAACCTGCGCATAACCGGGACCATCACTGCCCGAGAGCACAGTGGCACTGGCTTCCACCCCTACACCCTCTACACTGTCAAG TatgacacagccctggagggggagagcacaggcagcctccagcaAATGGCTTACCACACCGTGAACCGCCGCTACCGCGAGTTCCTCAACCTGcagaccaggctggaggagaagccgGAGCTTCGCAAGTTCCTGAAAA ATATCAAAGGCCCAAAGAAGCTGTTCCCTGACCTCCCATTTGGAAACATGGACAGTGATAAAGTGGAAGCCAGAAAAAGCCTGCTAGAGTCTTTCCTGAAG CAACTGTGTGCAGTCCCTGAGATTGCAAACAGTGAGGAGGTGCAGGAGTTCTTGGCCCTCAACACCGACGCCAGGATCGCGTTCGTCAAGAAGCCCTTTGTTGTCTCCAGGATAGACAAG ATCGTGGTCAATGCCATTGTGGACACTTTGAAGACAGCATTCCCCAggtcagagccacagagccccACGGAGGAGCTGAGTGAGTCTGAAGTGGATGGGAAGTCTCAGACAGATGGGAAGAAGGCAAACAA GTCCAGGCTGAGATTCTCCTCCAGTAAAATTACTCCAGTGCTGAGTGTGAGTGAAGCTCATGACAGGATCTTGTACTCTATCAGGGAAGGAAGTGCT GTCTCTGGTACCCTGTCTCTGGCTGCTATGGAGTCCTTCCTCcagaagcaggagaagctgctggaggcCATCCCCAGCAAGGTtcctgaaggagaggaaggcagagaagtTAAGGAAAGCTCCATGCAGGAGGACATAGATGGACTGAGCACATCGGAGCATGGGACACGTGCAGACACAGACCCTG aCTCTGAAACAGCTTTGGCTGACCTGGCCCTGGATGTGCTtcgtctgctgctgctggatcacTGGAGCTGGCTGTGCACAGAGAACATCCAGAGGATCTGCAACCTGCTCTTTGGGACACTCATTCAAAG
- the SNX19 gene encoding sorting nexin-19 isoform X7, whose protein sequence is MPVSGPGGRSGRAPGRLLLPGLAMPSRKLRGVRRVLLALAAALGWLLALQLLVDLRALGLLCGLLAALGGWLGPRVLSPPGRRLRLERFVRSLQPQPRCPGAEERLEREISSTVHKVVRDFVASWYRTVSSEPAFEVEVEKAMTGLAEELRRRMGQVDRQALAHRLLLLCGHHLQSYLQAREALRASPAGGRTLWQEYSRLAGPHPALRSPAAEVGYARAAVEALLRALVPWPHLETRTGRFVVVELVTCNVLLPAVRKMADPDWINLLLIGAFSKKPRAEKPPPAPPVPDSLPFTVQTDTAPARLSPTPRVMEVPRQEAGAASQKGEDLSSSLCPPEEPFLHPRALGNLFPCEGLELESPAPDAGQDMDLLAPSPAGEFPDESLQDTSNVLEGPENGVGDLEEGTATNSDAGLLPTSAFAPSSCPDIQIDPAVEKEAESPSVARKSSSQRPSSLGKDLGAAEGPPQTPADSRQALPLLTSSPTASINTFSFEPLSSPDGPVVIQNLRITGTITAREHSGTGFHPYTLYTVKYDTALEGESTGSLQQMAYHTVNRRYREFLNLQTRLEEKPELRKFLKNIKGPKKLFPDLPFGNMDSDKVEARKSLLESFLKQLCAVPEIANSEEVQEFLALNTDARIAFVKKPFVVSRIDKIVVNAIVDTLKTAFPRSEPQSPTEELSESEVDGKSQTDGKKANKSRLRFSSSKITPVLSVSEAHDRILYSIREGSAVSGTLSLAAMESFLQKQEKLLEAIPSKVPEGEEGREVKESSMQEDIDGLSTSEHGTRADTDPDSETALADLALDVLRLLLLDHWSWLCTENIQRICNLLFGTLIQRE, encoded by the exons ATGCCAGTGTCCGGCCCTGGTGGCCGTTCGGGCAGAGCCCCGGGGAGGCTCCTCCTGCCCGGCCTCGCCATGCCGAGCCGGAAGCTGCGAGGGGTCCGCCGGGTGCTGCTGGCGCTGGCGGCCgcgctgggctggctgctggccctgcagctgctggtggaCCTGCGggcgctggggctgctctgcggGCTGCTGGCAGCGCTGGGCGGCTGGCTGGGCCCCCGAGTTCTCAGTCCCCCTGGCCGGCGGCTGCGACTGGAGCGTTTTGTCCGCtcgctgcagccccagccccgctgccCGGGCGCCGAGGAGCGGCTGGAGAGGGAGATCAGCAGCACCGTCCACAAAGTGGTGCGGGACTTCGTGGCCTCCTGGTACCGCACCGTCAGCAGCGAGCCAGCCTTTGAGGTCGAGGTGGAGAAGGCCATGACCGGCCTGGCCGAGGAGCTGAGGCGGCGCATGGGGCAAGTGGACCGCCAGGCCCTGGCTcaccgcctcctcctcctctgcggCCACCACTTGCAGAGCTACCTGCAGGCCCGCGAAGCCCTGAGGGCCAGTCCAGCCGGTGGCAGGACCCTGTGGCAGGAGTACAGCCGGCTGGCAGGGCCGCACCCTGCCCTCCGCAGCCCCGCAGCTGAGGTGGGCTATGCCCGGGCTGCGGTGGAGGCGCTGCTGCGGGCCCTGGTGCCGTGGCCCCACCTGGAGACGCGGACGGGTCGCTTCGTGGTGGTGGAGCTGGTCACCTGCAACGTGCTGCTGCCGGCCGTCAGGAAGATGGCTGATCCTGACTGGATTAACCTGCTGCTCATCGGCGCTTTCTCCAAGAAGCCCCGGGCTGAGAAGccacctccagcacccccagtgcCTGATTCCTTGCCCTTCACGGTGCAGACGGAcactgcccctgccaggctgtccCCTACTCCGAGGGTCATGGAGGTTCCCagacaggaggctggagctgctagTCAGAAGGGAGAGGACTTGTCGAGTAGTCTGTGTCCCCCAGAAGAGCCTTTCCTCCATCCCCGAGCCCTGGGAAACCTCTTTCCCTGCgagggtttggagctggagtcCCCTGCACCCGATGCTGGCCaggacatggatctgctggcaCCATCACCCGCAGGGGAGTTCCCTGATGAGTCTCTCCAGGACACCTCTAACGTGCTGGAGGGACCAGAAAATGGTGTGGGGGATCTGGAGGAAGGCACTGCCACCAACTCAGATGCTGGCCTGCTTCCCACCTCTGCTTTTGCACCGAGCTCCTGCCCTGACATCCAGATCGACCCAGCGGTTGAGAAGGAAGCGGAAAGCCCAAGTGTTGCCAGGAagtcctcctcacagagacCCTCCAGCTTGGGGAAAGAtctgggagcagcagaaggtCCACCACAAACCCCTGCAGactccaggcaggctctgcccctgctcacaTCCTCCCCAACGGCTTCCATCAACACCTTCAGCTTTgagcccctcagcagccccGACGGGCCGGTTGTCATCCAGAACCTGCGCATAACCGGGACCATCACTGCCCGAGAGCACAGTGGCACTGGCTTCCACCCCTACACCCTCTACACTGTCAAG TatgacacagccctggagggggagagcacaggcagcctccagcaAATGGCTTACCACACCGTGAACCGCCGCTACCGCGAGTTCCTCAACCTGcagaccaggctggaggagaagccgGAGCTTCGCAAGTTCCTGAAAA ATATCAAAGGCCCAAAGAAGCTGTTCCCTGACCTCCCATTTGGAAACATGGACAGTGATAAAGTGGAAGCCAGAAAAAGCCTGCTAGAGTCTTTCCTGAAG CAACTGTGTGCAGTCCCTGAGATTGCAAACAGTGAGGAGGTGCAGGAGTTCTTGGCCCTCAACACCGACGCCAGGATCGCGTTCGTCAAGAAGCCCTTTGTTGTCTCCAGGATAGACAAG ATCGTGGTCAATGCCATTGTGGACACTTTGAAGACAGCATTCCCCAggtcagagccacagagccccACGGAGGAGCTGAGTGAGTCTGAAGTGGATGGGAAGTCTCAGACAGATGGGAAGAAGGCAAACAA GTCCAGGCTGAGATTCTCCTCCAGTAAAATTACTCCAGTGCTGAGTGTGAGTGAAGCTCATGACAGGATCTTGTACTCTATCAGGGAAGGAAGTGCT GTCTCTGGTACCCTGTCTCTGGCTGCTATGGAGTCCTTCCTCcagaagcaggagaagctgctggaggcCATCCCCAGCAAGGTtcctgaaggagaggaaggcagagaagtTAAGGAAAGCTCCATGCAGGAGGACATAGATGGACTGAGCACATCGGAGCATGGGACACGTGCAGACACAGACCCTG aCTCTGAAACAGCTTTGGCTGACCTGGCCCTGGATGTGCTtcgtctgctgctgctggatcacTGGAGCTGGCTGTGCACAGAGAACATCCAGAGGATCTGCAACCTGCTCTTTGGGACACTCATTCAAAG GGAGTGA
- the SNX19 gene encoding sorting nexin-19 isoform X5, which produces MPVSGPGGRSGRAPGRLLLPGLAMPSRKLRGVRRVLLALAAALGWLLALQLLVDLRALGLLCGLLAALGGWLGPRVLSPPGRRLRLERFVRSLQPQPRCPGAEERLEREISSTVHKVVRDFVASWYRTVSSEPAFEVEVEKAMTGLAEELRRRMGQVDRQALAHRLLLLCGHHLQSYLQAREALRASPAGGRTLWQEYSRLAGPHPALRSPAAEVGYARAAVEALLRALVPWPHLETRTGRFVVVELVTCNVLLPAVRKMADPDWINLLLIGAFSKKPRAEKPPPAPPVPDSLPFTVQTDTAPARLSPTPRVMEVPRQEAGAASQKGEDLSSSLCPPEEPFLHPRALGNLFPCEGLELESPAPDAGQDMDLLAPSPAGEFPDESLQDTSNVLEGPENGVGDLEEGTATNSDAGLLPTSAFAPSSCPDIQIDPAVEKEAESPSVARKSSSQRPSSLGKDLGAAEGPPQTPADSRQALPLLTSSPTASINTFSFEPLSSPDGPVVIQNLRITGTITAREHSGTGFHPYTLYTVKYDTALEGESTGSLQQMAYHTVNRRYREFLNLQTRLEEKPELRKFLKNIKGPKKLFPDLPFGNMDSDKVEARKSLLESFLKQLCAVPEIANSEEVQEFLALNTDARIAFVKKPFVVSRIDKIVVNAIVDTLKTAFPRSEPQSPTEELSESEVDGKSQTDGKKANKSRLRFSSSKITPVLSVSEAHDRILYSIREGSAVSGTLSLAAMESFLQKQEKLLEAIPSKVPEGEEGREVKESSMQEDIDGLSTSEHGTRADTDPDSETALADLALDVLRLLLLDHWSWLCTENIQRICNLLFGTLIQSRPEAERTGQH; this is translated from the exons ATGCCAGTGTCCGGCCCTGGTGGCCGTTCGGGCAGAGCCCCGGGGAGGCTCCTCCTGCCCGGCCTCGCCATGCCGAGCCGGAAGCTGCGAGGGGTCCGCCGGGTGCTGCTGGCGCTGGCGGCCgcgctgggctggctgctggccctgcagctgctggtggaCCTGCGggcgctggggctgctctgcggGCTGCTGGCAGCGCTGGGCGGCTGGCTGGGCCCCCGAGTTCTCAGTCCCCCTGGCCGGCGGCTGCGACTGGAGCGTTTTGTCCGCtcgctgcagccccagccccgctgccCGGGCGCCGAGGAGCGGCTGGAGAGGGAGATCAGCAGCACCGTCCACAAAGTGGTGCGGGACTTCGTGGCCTCCTGGTACCGCACCGTCAGCAGCGAGCCAGCCTTTGAGGTCGAGGTGGAGAAGGCCATGACCGGCCTGGCCGAGGAGCTGAGGCGGCGCATGGGGCAAGTGGACCGCCAGGCCCTGGCTcaccgcctcctcctcctctgcggCCACCACTTGCAGAGCTACCTGCAGGCCCGCGAAGCCCTGAGGGCCAGTCCAGCCGGTGGCAGGACCCTGTGGCAGGAGTACAGCCGGCTGGCAGGGCCGCACCCTGCCCTCCGCAGCCCCGCAGCTGAGGTGGGCTATGCCCGGGCTGCGGTGGAGGCGCTGCTGCGGGCCCTGGTGCCGTGGCCCCACCTGGAGACGCGGACGGGTCGCTTCGTGGTGGTGGAGCTGGTCACCTGCAACGTGCTGCTGCCGGCCGTCAGGAAGATGGCTGATCCTGACTGGATTAACCTGCTGCTCATCGGCGCTTTCTCCAAGAAGCCCCGGGCTGAGAAGccacctccagcacccccagtgcCTGATTCCTTGCCCTTCACGGTGCAGACGGAcactgcccctgccaggctgtccCCTACTCCGAGGGTCATGGAGGTTCCCagacaggaggctggagctgctagTCAGAAGGGAGAGGACTTGTCGAGTAGTCTGTGTCCCCCAGAAGAGCCTTTCCTCCATCCCCGAGCCCTGGGAAACCTCTTTCCCTGCgagggtttggagctggagtcCCCTGCACCCGATGCTGGCCaggacatggatctgctggcaCCATCACCCGCAGGGGAGTTCCCTGATGAGTCTCTCCAGGACACCTCTAACGTGCTGGAGGGACCAGAAAATGGTGTGGGGGATCTGGAGGAAGGCACTGCCACCAACTCAGATGCTGGCCTGCTTCCCACCTCTGCTTTTGCACCGAGCTCCTGCCCTGACATCCAGATCGACCCAGCGGTTGAGAAGGAAGCGGAAAGCCCAAGTGTTGCCAGGAagtcctcctcacagagacCCTCCAGCTTGGGGAAAGAtctgggagcagcagaaggtCCACCACAAACCCCTGCAGactccaggcaggctctgcccctgctcacaTCCTCCCCAACGGCTTCCATCAACACCTTCAGCTTTgagcccctcagcagccccGACGGGCCGGTTGTCATCCAGAACCTGCGCATAACCGGGACCATCACTGCCCGAGAGCACAGTGGCACTGGCTTCCACCCCTACACCCTCTACACTGTCAAG TatgacacagccctggagggggagagcacaggcagcctccagcaAATGGCTTACCACACCGTGAACCGCCGCTACCGCGAGTTCCTCAACCTGcagaccaggctggaggagaagccgGAGCTTCGCAAGTTCCTGAAAA ATATCAAAGGCCCAAAGAAGCTGTTCCCTGACCTCCCATTTGGAAACATGGACAGTGATAAAGTGGAAGCCAGAAAAAGCCTGCTAGAGTCTTTCCTGAAG CAACTGTGTGCAGTCCCTGAGATTGCAAACAGTGAGGAGGTGCAGGAGTTCTTGGCCCTCAACACCGACGCCAGGATCGCGTTCGTCAAGAAGCCCTTTGTTGTCTCCAGGATAGACAAG ATCGTGGTCAATGCCATTGTGGACACTTTGAAGACAGCATTCCCCAggtcagagccacagagccccACGGAGGAGCTGAGTGAGTCTGAAGTGGATGGGAAGTCTCAGACAGATGGGAAGAAGGCAAACAA GTCCAGGCTGAGATTCTCCTCCAGTAAAATTACTCCAGTGCTGAGTGTGAGTGAAGCTCATGACAGGATCTTGTACTCTATCAGGGAAGGAAGTGCT GTCTCTGGTACCCTGTCTCTGGCTGCTATGGAGTCCTTCCTCcagaagcaggagaagctgctggaggcCATCCCCAGCAAGGTtcctgaaggagaggaaggcagagaagtTAAGGAAAGCTCCATGCAGGAGGACATAGATGGACTGAGCACATCGGAGCATGGGACACGTGCAGACACAGACCCTG aCTCTGAAACAGCTTTGGCTGACCTGGCCCTGGATGTGCTtcgtctgctgctgctggatcacTGGAGCTGGCTGTGCACAGAGAACATCCAGAGGATCTGCAACCTGCTCTTTGGGACACTCATTCAAAG TCGTCCAGAGGCGGAACGCACAGGGCAGCATTAG
- the SNX19 gene encoding sorting nexin-19 isoform X6 has protein sequence MPVSGPGGRSGRAPGRLLLPGLAMPSRKLRGVRRVLLALAAALGWLLALQLLVDLRALGLLCGLLAALGGWLGPRVLSPPGRRLRLERFVRSLQPQPRCPGAEERLEREISSTVHKVVRDFVASWYRTVSSEPAFEVEVEKAMTGLAEELRRRMGQVDRQALAHRLLLLCGHHLQSYLQAREALRASPAGGRTLWQEYSRLAGPHPALRSPAAEVGYARAAVEALLRALVPWPHLETRTGRFVVVELVTCNVLLPAVRKMADPDWINLLLIGAFSKKPRAEKPPPAPPVPDSLPFTVQTDTAPARLSPTPRVMEVPRQEAGAASQKGEDLSSSLCPPEEPFLHPRALGNLFPCEGLELESPAPDAGQDMDLLAPSPAGEFPDESLQDTSNVLEGPENGVGDLEEGTATNSDAGLLPTSAFAPSSCPDIQIDPAVEKEAESPSVARKSSSQRPSSLGKDLGAAEGPPQTPADSRQALPLLTSSPTASINTFSFEPLSSPDGPVVIQNLRITGTITAREHSGTGFHPYTLYTVKYDTALEGESTGSLQQMAYHTVNRRYREFLNLQTRLEEKPELRKFLKNIKGPKKLFPDLPFGNMDSDKVEARKSLLESFLKQLCAVPEIANSEEVQEFLALNTDARIAFVKKPFVVSRIDKIVVNAIVDTLKTAFPRSEPQSPTEELSESEVDGKSQTDGKKANKSRLRFSSSKITPVLSVSEAHDRILYSIREGSAVSGTLSLAAMESFLQKQEKLLEAIPSKVPEGEEGREVKESSMQEDIDGLSTSEHGTRADTDPDSETALADLALDVLRLLLLDHWSWLCTENIQRICNLLFGTLIQRSVTITS, from the exons ATGCCAGTGTCCGGCCCTGGTGGCCGTTCGGGCAGAGCCCCGGGGAGGCTCCTCCTGCCCGGCCTCGCCATGCCGAGCCGGAAGCTGCGAGGGGTCCGCCGGGTGCTGCTGGCGCTGGCGGCCgcgctgggctggctgctggccctgcagctgctggtggaCCTGCGggcgctggggctgctctgcggGCTGCTGGCAGCGCTGGGCGGCTGGCTGGGCCCCCGAGTTCTCAGTCCCCCTGGCCGGCGGCTGCGACTGGAGCGTTTTGTCCGCtcgctgcagccccagccccgctgccCGGGCGCCGAGGAGCGGCTGGAGAGGGAGATCAGCAGCACCGTCCACAAAGTGGTGCGGGACTTCGTGGCCTCCTGGTACCGCACCGTCAGCAGCGAGCCAGCCTTTGAGGTCGAGGTGGAGAAGGCCATGACCGGCCTGGCCGAGGAGCTGAGGCGGCGCATGGGGCAAGTGGACCGCCAGGCCCTGGCTcaccgcctcctcctcctctgcggCCACCACTTGCAGAGCTACCTGCAGGCCCGCGAAGCCCTGAGGGCCAGTCCAGCCGGTGGCAGGACCCTGTGGCAGGAGTACAGCCGGCTGGCAGGGCCGCACCCTGCCCTCCGCAGCCCCGCAGCTGAGGTGGGCTATGCCCGGGCTGCGGTGGAGGCGCTGCTGCGGGCCCTGGTGCCGTGGCCCCACCTGGAGACGCGGACGGGTCGCTTCGTGGTGGTGGAGCTGGTCACCTGCAACGTGCTGCTGCCGGCCGTCAGGAAGATGGCTGATCCTGACTGGATTAACCTGCTGCTCATCGGCGCTTTCTCCAAGAAGCCCCGGGCTGAGAAGccacctccagcacccccagtgcCTGATTCCTTGCCCTTCACGGTGCAGACGGAcactgcccctgccaggctgtccCCTACTCCGAGGGTCATGGAGGTTCCCagacaggaggctggagctgctagTCAGAAGGGAGAGGACTTGTCGAGTAGTCTGTGTCCCCCAGAAGAGCCTTTCCTCCATCCCCGAGCCCTGGGAAACCTCTTTCCCTGCgagggtttggagctggagtcCCCTGCACCCGATGCTGGCCaggacatggatctgctggcaCCATCACCCGCAGGGGAGTTCCCTGATGAGTCTCTCCAGGACACCTCTAACGTGCTGGAGGGACCAGAAAATGGTGTGGGGGATCTGGAGGAAGGCACTGCCACCAACTCAGATGCTGGCCTGCTTCCCACCTCTGCTTTTGCACCGAGCTCCTGCCCTGACATCCAGATCGACCCAGCGGTTGAGAAGGAAGCGGAAAGCCCAAGTGTTGCCAGGAagtcctcctcacagagacCCTCCAGCTTGGGGAAAGAtctgggagcagcagaaggtCCACCACAAACCCCTGCAGactccaggcaggctctgcccctgctcacaTCCTCCCCAACGGCTTCCATCAACACCTTCAGCTTTgagcccctcagcagccccGACGGGCCGGTTGTCATCCAGAACCTGCGCATAACCGGGACCATCACTGCCCGAGAGCACAGTGGCACTGGCTTCCACCCCTACACCCTCTACACTGTCAAG TatgacacagccctggagggggagagcacaggcagcctccagcaAATGGCTTACCACACCGTGAACCGCCGCTACCGCGAGTTCCTCAACCTGcagaccaggctggaggagaagccgGAGCTTCGCAAGTTCCTGAAAA ATATCAAAGGCCCAAAGAAGCTGTTCCCTGACCTCCCATTTGGAAACATGGACAGTGATAAAGTGGAAGCCAGAAAAAGCCTGCTAGAGTCTTTCCTGAAG CAACTGTGTGCAGTCCCTGAGATTGCAAACAGTGAGGAGGTGCAGGAGTTCTTGGCCCTCAACACCGACGCCAGGATCGCGTTCGTCAAGAAGCCCTTTGTTGTCTCCAGGATAGACAAG ATCGTGGTCAATGCCATTGTGGACACTTTGAAGACAGCATTCCCCAggtcagagccacagagccccACGGAGGAGCTGAGTGAGTCTGAAGTGGATGGGAAGTCTCAGACAGATGGGAAGAAGGCAAACAA GTCCAGGCTGAGATTCTCCTCCAGTAAAATTACTCCAGTGCTGAGTGTGAGTGAAGCTCATGACAGGATCTTGTACTCTATCAGGGAAGGAAGTGCT GTCTCTGGTACCCTGTCTCTGGCTGCTATGGAGTCCTTCCTCcagaagcaggagaagctgctggaggcCATCCCCAGCAAGGTtcctgaaggagaggaaggcagagaagtTAAGGAAAGCTCCATGCAGGAGGACATAGATGGACTGAGCACATCGGAGCATGGGACACGTGCAGACACAGACCCTG aCTCTGAAACAGCTTTGGCTGACCTGGCCCTGGATGTGCTtcgtctgctgctgctggatcacTGGAGCTGGCTGTGCACAGAGAACATCCAGAGGATCTGCAACCTGCTCTTTGGGACACTCATTCAAAG GTCAGTGACTATCACCAGCTGA